In the genome of Vespa crabro chromosome 17, iyVesCrab1.2, whole genome shotgun sequence, one region contains:
- the LOC124430071 gene encoding alpha,alpha-trehalose-phosphate synthase [UDP-forming] isoform X3, with translation MIETGSFTSNGSMIVVSNRLPFVLKRNELSGKLERKASAGGLVTAVAPVVISGNGVWVGWPGMHMENINEPIPESDPNDRTPTAGLLSSKVVAVHVDPGIFDSYYNGCCNGTFWPLFHSMPDRATFIADHWRAYSAVNEKFAAKTVGALEQIHKEQANQNNGTPLVWIHDYHLMTAANWVRQVADEKNLKLKLGFFLHIPFPPWDIFRLFPWADEILQGMLGCDMVGFHIQDYCLNFVDCCQRSLGCRVDRKNLLVEHGGRTVRVRPLPIGIPFDRFVSLAETANKVMLTNQKIVLGVDRLDYTKGLVHRLKAFEMLLEKHPEHREQVTMLQIAVPSRTDVREYQDLKLEMDQLIGCINGRFTTPNWSPIRYIYGCVSQDELAAFYRDAAVALVTPLRDGMNLVAKEFVACQINTPPGVLIVSPFAGAGEMMHEALICNPYEIDEAAEVIHRALTMPEDERTLRMNHLRRRERIYDVNYWMKSFLQVMGSLEEHDSVGATTMQPVTMDDFDDYLSKYIGDNHKLALLLDYDGTLAPIATHPDLAILPLETKNVLHRLSNMSDVYIAIISGRNVNNVKSMVGIEGITYAGNHGLEILHPDGSKFVHPMPIECEGKVANLMQALQDQLCKDGAWVENKGALLTFHYRETPMERRPEMVNQAKKLIEKSGFKACSAHCAIEAKPPVEWNKGRASIYILRTAFGLDWSERIRIIYAGDDATDEDAMKALKGMAATFRVASSHIIRTSAERRLPSTDSVLTMLKWVERHLSKRKPRNSTEIQSKFRRSSAGITMEMSYTPTSTPTNATLES, from the exons CGCCGGTGGTCTCGTAACTGCGGTTGCACCGGTCGTAATAAGTGGAAATGGAGTTTGGGTCGGATGGCCTGGCATGCATATGGAGAATATTAATGAACCGATACCAGAATCGGATCCAAACGATCGAACGCCAACAGCCGGTCTTCTATCTAGTAAG gtCGTAGCCGTACACGTAGATCCTGGTATCTTCGATTCTTACTACAATGGGTGCTGTAACGGAACGTTTTGGCCGCTATTTCACTCGATGCCGGATAGGGCGACTTTTATCGCCGATCATTGGCGCGCTTATTCGGCTGTCAACGAAAAATTTGCAGCCAAGACG GTCGGCGCTTTGGAGCAGATCCACAAGGAACAAGCGAATCAGAATAACGGCACTCCTCTTGTTTGGATTCACGATTATCACTTGATGACGGCAGCCAATTGGGTCAGACAGGTCGCTGACGAAAAGAATCTGAAATTGAAGTTAGGCTTTTTCCTTCACATTCCATTCCCACCCTGGGACATATTTCGACTCTTCCCATGGGCGGACGAGATACTTCAGGGTATGCTAGGTTGCGACATGGTCGGTTTTCATATTCAAGATTACTGCTTGAATTTCGTCGACTGTTGTCAAAGAAGCCTCGGCTGTAGGgtcgatcgtaaaaatttgTTGGTCGAGCACGGCGGTAGAACCGTACGCGTACGGCCACTTCCAATCGGCATACCCTTCGATAGATTCGTCTCTCTCGCTGAAACGGCCAACAAGGTTATGCTTACCAATCAAAAGATTGTTCTGGGAGTCGATAGACTCGATTATACAAAGGGTCTTGTACATCGTTTGAAGGCCTTCGAAATGTTGCTAGAAAAGCATCCGGAACATCGTGAACAG GTAACCATGCTACAAATCGCCGTACCTTCGAGAACGGACGTGCGAGAGTATCAAGATTTGAAGCTCGAGATGGATCAATTGATAGGATGTATAAACGGACGTTTTACCACGCCAAATTGGTCGCCGATACGTTATATCTACGGTTGCGTCAGTCAGGACGAATTGGCGGCCTTTTACAGGGATGCCGCCGTCGCTCTGGTCACTCCTCTCAGGGACGGCATGAATTTGGTTGCGAAGGAATTCGTTGCTTGTCAGATAAACACACCGCCGGGTGTTTTGATAGTATCACCCTTTGCCGGTGCCGGCGAAATGATGCACGAGGCCTTGATATGTAATCCTTATGAGATAGACGAGGCCGCCGAAGTGATCCATcg GGCTCTCACTATGCCGGAGGACGAACGTACTCTGAGGATGAATCATTTGCGCCGTCGTGAAAGGATTTACGACGTCAATTATTGGATGAAATCCTTCCTTCAAGTCATGGGCTCGCTCGAGGAGCATGATTCTGTCGGTGCTACGACGATGCAACCGGTAACGATGGACGATTTTGACGATTACTTGAGCAA GTATATCGGCGATAATCACAAGTTGGCCCTCTTATTGGATTACGACGGGACCTTGGCACCAATCGCAACTCATCCGGATTTGGCGATCTTGCCGTTGGAAACGAAGAACGTCTTACACAGACTTTCCAACATGTCCGACGTTTATATAGCCATTATATCTGGTAGAAATGTGAATAATGTTAAATCGATGGTCGGTATAGAGGGTATCACTTACGCCGGTAATCACGGCTTGGAGATTTTACATCCCGATGGAAGCAAATTCGTTCATCCTATGCCGATCGAATGCGAAGGAAAGGTGGCCAATTTGATGCAAGCTTTGCAGGATCAG CTGTGCAAGGACGGTGCATGGGTAGAAAACAAAGGAGCCTTGCTAACGTTCCACTATCGCGAGACACCGATGGAAAGACGTCCCGAAATGGTGAATCAGGCAAAGAAATTGATCGAGAAGTCCGGTTTTAAGGCATGCTCGGCGCATTGTGCCATAGAGGCGAAGCCCCCCGTCGAATGGAACAAAGGGCGAGCCTCGATCTATATTCTCCGTACGGCTTTTGGTTTGGATTGGAGCGAACGAATAAGGATCATTTATGCCGGTGACGATGCCACCGACGAGGATGCTATGAAA GCTCTAAAGGGTATGGCTGCTACCTTCCGCGTAGCTTCGTCTCACATTATACGTACGTCGGCTGAAAGACGTTTGCCAAGTACGGATTCGGTTCTAACCATGCTAAAATGGGTCGAGAGACATCTTAGCAAGCGTAAGCCGCGTAATAGCACCGAAATACAATCGAAATTCCGGCGTAGTAGTGCAGGTATCACCATGGAGATGTCTTATACACCGACGAGCACACCGACTAACGCAACGTTAGAATCGTAA
- the LOC124430071 gene encoding alpha,alpha-trehalose-phosphate synthase [UDP-forming] isoform X2 — translation MLAELERKFPNANIYETGSFTSNGSMIVVSNRLPFVLKRNELSGKLERKASAGGLVTAVAPVVISGNGVWVGWPGMHMENINEPIPESDPNDRTPTAGLLSSKVVAVHVDPGIFDSYYNGCCNGTFWPLFHSMPDRATFIADHWRAYSAVNEKFAAKTVGALEQIHKEQANQNNGTPLVWIHDYHLMTAANWVRQVADEKNLKLKLGFFLHIPFPPWDIFRLFPWADEILQGMLGCDMVGFHIQDYCLNFVDCCQRSLGCRVDRKNLLVEHGGRTVRVRPLPIGIPFDRFVSLAETANKVMLTNQKIVLGVDRLDYTKGLVHRLKAFEMLLEKHPEHREQVTMLQIAVPSRTDVREYQDLKLEMDQLIGCINGRFTTPNWSPIRYIYGCVSQDELAAFYRDAAVALVTPLRDGMNLVAKEFVACQINTPPGVLIVSPFAGAGEMMHEALICNPYEIDEAAEVIHRALTMPEDERTLRMNHLRRRERIYDVNYWMKSFLQVMGSLEEHDSVGATTMQPVTMDDFDDYLSKYIGDNHKLALLLDYDGTLAPIATHPDLAILPLETKNVLHRLSNMSDVYIAIISGRNVNNVKSMVGIEGITYAGNHGLEILHPDGSKFVHPMPIECEGKVANLMQALQDQLCKDGAWVENKGALLTFHYRETPMERRPEMVNQAKKLIEKSGFKACSAHCAIEAKPPVEWNKGRASIYILRTAFGLDWSERIRIIYAGDDATDEDAMKALKGMAATFRVASSHIIRTSAERRLPSTDSVLTMLKWVERHLSKRKPRNSTEIQSKFRRSSAGITMEMSYTPTSTPTNATLES, via the exons CGCCGGTGGTCTCGTAACTGCGGTTGCACCGGTCGTAATAAGTGGAAATGGAGTTTGGGTCGGATGGCCTGGCATGCATATGGAGAATATTAATGAACCGATACCAGAATCGGATCCAAACGATCGAACGCCAACAGCCGGTCTTCTATCTAGTAAG gtCGTAGCCGTACACGTAGATCCTGGTATCTTCGATTCTTACTACAATGGGTGCTGTAACGGAACGTTTTGGCCGCTATTTCACTCGATGCCGGATAGGGCGACTTTTATCGCCGATCATTGGCGCGCTTATTCGGCTGTCAACGAAAAATTTGCAGCCAAGACG GTCGGCGCTTTGGAGCAGATCCACAAGGAACAAGCGAATCAGAATAACGGCACTCCTCTTGTTTGGATTCACGATTATCACTTGATGACGGCAGCCAATTGGGTCAGACAGGTCGCTGACGAAAAGAATCTGAAATTGAAGTTAGGCTTTTTCCTTCACATTCCATTCCCACCCTGGGACATATTTCGACTCTTCCCATGGGCGGACGAGATACTTCAGGGTATGCTAGGTTGCGACATGGTCGGTTTTCATATTCAAGATTACTGCTTGAATTTCGTCGACTGTTGTCAAAGAAGCCTCGGCTGTAGGgtcgatcgtaaaaatttgTTGGTCGAGCACGGCGGTAGAACCGTACGCGTACGGCCACTTCCAATCGGCATACCCTTCGATAGATTCGTCTCTCTCGCTGAAACGGCCAACAAGGTTATGCTTACCAATCAAAAGATTGTTCTGGGAGTCGATAGACTCGATTATACAAAGGGTCTTGTACATCGTTTGAAGGCCTTCGAAATGTTGCTAGAAAAGCATCCGGAACATCGTGAACAG GTAACCATGCTACAAATCGCCGTACCTTCGAGAACGGACGTGCGAGAGTATCAAGATTTGAAGCTCGAGATGGATCAATTGATAGGATGTATAAACGGACGTTTTACCACGCCAAATTGGTCGCCGATACGTTATATCTACGGTTGCGTCAGTCAGGACGAATTGGCGGCCTTTTACAGGGATGCCGCCGTCGCTCTGGTCACTCCTCTCAGGGACGGCATGAATTTGGTTGCGAAGGAATTCGTTGCTTGTCAGATAAACACACCGCCGGGTGTTTTGATAGTATCACCCTTTGCCGGTGCCGGCGAAATGATGCACGAGGCCTTGATATGTAATCCTTATGAGATAGACGAGGCCGCCGAAGTGATCCATcg GGCTCTCACTATGCCGGAGGACGAACGTACTCTGAGGATGAATCATTTGCGCCGTCGTGAAAGGATTTACGACGTCAATTATTGGATGAAATCCTTCCTTCAAGTCATGGGCTCGCTCGAGGAGCATGATTCTGTCGGTGCTACGACGATGCAACCGGTAACGATGGACGATTTTGACGATTACTTGAGCAA GTATATCGGCGATAATCACAAGTTGGCCCTCTTATTGGATTACGACGGGACCTTGGCACCAATCGCAACTCATCCGGATTTGGCGATCTTGCCGTTGGAAACGAAGAACGTCTTACACAGACTTTCCAACATGTCCGACGTTTATATAGCCATTATATCTGGTAGAAATGTGAATAATGTTAAATCGATGGTCGGTATAGAGGGTATCACTTACGCCGGTAATCACGGCTTGGAGATTTTACATCCCGATGGAAGCAAATTCGTTCATCCTATGCCGATCGAATGCGAAGGAAAGGTGGCCAATTTGATGCAAGCTTTGCAGGATCAG CTGTGCAAGGACGGTGCATGGGTAGAAAACAAAGGAGCCTTGCTAACGTTCCACTATCGCGAGACACCGATGGAAAGACGTCCCGAAATGGTGAATCAGGCAAAGAAATTGATCGAGAAGTCCGGTTTTAAGGCATGCTCGGCGCATTGTGCCATAGAGGCGAAGCCCCCCGTCGAATGGAACAAAGGGCGAGCCTCGATCTATATTCTCCGTACGGCTTTTGGTTTGGATTGGAGCGAACGAATAAGGATCATTTATGCCGGTGACGATGCCACCGACGAGGATGCTATGAAA GCTCTAAAGGGTATGGCTGCTACCTTCCGCGTAGCTTCGTCTCACATTATACGTACGTCGGCTGAAAGACGTTTGCCAAGTACGGATTCGGTTCTAACCATGCTAAAATGGGTCGAGAGACATCTTAGCAAGCGTAAGCCGCGTAATAGCACCGAAATACAATCGAAATTCCGGCGTAGTAGTGCAGGTATCACCATGGAGATGTCTTATACACCGACGAGCACACCGACTAACGCAACGTTAGAATCGTAA
- the LOC124430071 gene encoding alpha,alpha-trehalose-phosphate synthase [UDP-forming] isoform X1: protein MSKISTTKKNMLDGMFTETGSFTSNGSMIVVSNRLPFVLKRNELSGKLERKASAGGLVTAVAPVVISGNGVWVGWPGMHMENINEPIPESDPNDRTPTAGLLSSKVVAVHVDPGIFDSYYNGCCNGTFWPLFHSMPDRATFIADHWRAYSAVNEKFAAKTVGALEQIHKEQANQNNGTPLVWIHDYHLMTAANWVRQVADEKNLKLKLGFFLHIPFPPWDIFRLFPWADEILQGMLGCDMVGFHIQDYCLNFVDCCQRSLGCRVDRKNLLVEHGGRTVRVRPLPIGIPFDRFVSLAETANKVMLTNQKIVLGVDRLDYTKGLVHRLKAFEMLLEKHPEHREQVTMLQIAVPSRTDVREYQDLKLEMDQLIGCINGRFTTPNWSPIRYIYGCVSQDELAAFYRDAAVALVTPLRDGMNLVAKEFVACQINTPPGVLIVSPFAGAGEMMHEALICNPYEIDEAAEVIHRALTMPEDERTLRMNHLRRRERIYDVNYWMKSFLQVMGSLEEHDSVGATTMQPVTMDDFDDYLSKYIGDNHKLALLLDYDGTLAPIATHPDLAILPLETKNVLHRLSNMSDVYIAIISGRNVNNVKSMVGIEGITYAGNHGLEILHPDGSKFVHPMPIECEGKVANLMQALQDQLCKDGAWVENKGALLTFHYRETPMERRPEMVNQAKKLIEKSGFKACSAHCAIEAKPPVEWNKGRASIYILRTAFGLDWSERIRIIYAGDDATDEDAMKALKGMAATFRVASSHIIRTSAERRLPSTDSVLTMLKWVERHLSKRKPRNSTEIQSKFRRSSAGITMEMSYTPTSTPTNATLES, encoded by the exons CGCCGGTGGTCTCGTAACTGCGGTTGCACCGGTCGTAATAAGTGGAAATGGAGTTTGGGTCGGATGGCCTGGCATGCATATGGAGAATATTAATGAACCGATACCAGAATCGGATCCAAACGATCGAACGCCAACAGCCGGTCTTCTATCTAGTAAG gtCGTAGCCGTACACGTAGATCCTGGTATCTTCGATTCTTACTACAATGGGTGCTGTAACGGAACGTTTTGGCCGCTATTTCACTCGATGCCGGATAGGGCGACTTTTATCGCCGATCATTGGCGCGCTTATTCGGCTGTCAACGAAAAATTTGCAGCCAAGACG GTCGGCGCTTTGGAGCAGATCCACAAGGAACAAGCGAATCAGAATAACGGCACTCCTCTTGTTTGGATTCACGATTATCACTTGATGACGGCAGCCAATTGGGTCAGACAGGTCGCTGACGAAAAGAATCTGAAATTGAAGTTAGGCTTTTTCCTTCACATTCCATTCCCACCCTGGGACATATTTCGACTCTTCCCATGGGCGGACGAGATACTTCAGGGTATGCTAGGTTGCGACATGGTCGGTTTTCATATTCAAGATTACTGCTTGAATTTCGTCGACTGTTGTCAAAGAAGCCTCGGCTGTAGGgtcgatcgtaaaaatttgTTGGTCGAGCACGGCGGTAGAACCGTACGCGTACGGCCACTTCCAATCGGCATACCCTTCGATAGATTCGTCTCTCTCGCTGAAACGGCCAACAAGGTTATGCTTACCAATCAAAAGATTGTTCTGGGAGTCGATAGACTCGATTATACAAAGGGTCTTGTACATCGTTTGAAGGCCTTCGAAATGTTGCTAGAAAAGCATCCGGAACATCGTGAACAG GTAACCATGCTACAAATCGCCGTACCTTCGAGAACGGACGTGCGAGAGTATCAAGATTTGAAGCTCGAGATGGATCAATTGATAGGATGTATAAACGGACGTTTTACCACGCCAAATTGGTCGCCGATACGTTATATCTACGGTTGCGTCAGTCAGGACGAATTGGCGGCCTTTTACAGGGATGCCGCCGTCGCTCTGGTCACTCCTCTCAGGGACGGCATGAATTTGGTTGCGAAGGAATTCGTTGCTTGTCAGATAAACACACCGCCGGGTGTTTTGATAGTATCACCCTTTGCCGGTGCCGGCGAAATGATGCACGAGGCCTTGATATGTAATCCTTATGAGATAGACGAGGCCGCCGAAGTGATCCATcg GGCTCTCACTATGCCGGAGGACGAACGTACTCTGAGGATGAATCATTTGCGCCGTCGTGAAAGGATTTACGACGTCAATTATTGGATGAAATCCTTCCTTCAAGTCATGGGCTCGCTCGAGGAGCATGATTCTGTCGGTGCTACGACGATGCAACCGGTAACGATGGACGATTTTGACGATTACTTGAGCAA GTATATCGGCGATAATCACAAGTTGGCCCTCTTATTGGATTACGACGGGACCTTGGCACCAATCGCAACTCATCCGGATTTGGCGATCTTGCCGTTGGAAACGAAGAACGTCTTACACAGACTTTCCAACATGTCCGACGTTTATATAGCCATTATATCTGGTAGAAATGTGAATAATGTTAAATCGATGGTCGGTATAGAGGGTATCACTTACGCCGGTAATCACGGCTTGGAGATTTTACATCCCGATGGAAGCAAATTCGTTCATCCTATGCCGATCGAATGCGAAGGAAAGGTGGCCAATTTGATGCAAGCTTTGCAGGATCAG CTGTGCAAGGACGGTGCATGGGTAGAAAACAAAGGAGCCTTGCTAACGTTCCACTATCGCGAGACACCGATGGAAAGACGTCCCGAAATGGTGAATCAGGCAAAGAAATTGATCGAGAAGTCCGGTTTTAAGGCATGCTCGGCGCATTGTGCCATAGAGGCGAAGCCCCCCGTCGAATGGAACAAAGGGCGAGCCTCGATCTATATTCTCCGTACGGCTTTTGGTTTGGATTGGAGCGAACGAATAAGGATCATTTATGCCGGTGACGATGCCACCGACGAGGATGCTATGAAA GCTCTAAAGGGTATGGCTGCTACCTTCCGCGTAGCTTCGTCTCACATTATACGTACGTCGGCTGAAAGACGTTTGCCAAGTACGGATTCGGTTCTAACCATGCTAAAATGGGTCGAGAGACATCTTAGCAAGCGTAAGCCGCGTAATAGCACCGAAATACAATCGAAATTCCGGCGTAGTAGTGCAGGTATCACCATGGAGATGTCTTATACACCGACGAGCACACCGACTAACGCAACGTTAGAATCGTAA
- the LOC124430071 gene encoding alpha,alpha-trehalose-phosphate synthase [UDP-forming] isoform X4, translating into MIVVSNRLPFVLKRNELSGKLERKASAGGLVTAVAPVVISGNGVWVGWPGMHMENINEPIPESDPNDRTPTAGLLSSKVVAVHVDPGIFDSYYNGCCNGTFWPLFHSMPDRATFIADHWRAYSAVNEKFAAKTVGALEQIHKEQANQNNGTPLVWIHDYHLMTAANWVRQVADEKNLKLKLGFFLHIPFPPWDIFRLFPWADEILQGMLGCDMVGFHIQDYCLNFVDCCQRSLGCRVDRKNLLVEHGGRTVRVRPLPIGIPFDRFVSLAETANKVMLTNQKIVLGVDRLDYTKGLVHRLKAFEMLLEKHPEHREQVTMLQIAVPSRTDVREYQDLKLEMDQLIGCINGRFTTPNWSPIRYIYGCVSQDELAAFYRDAAVALVTPLRDGMNLVAKEFVACQINTPPGVLIVSPFAGAGEMMHEALICNPYEIDEAAEVIHRALTMPEDERTLRMNHLRRRERIYDVNYWMKSFLQVMGSLEEHDSVGATTMQPVTMDDFDDYLSKYIGDNHKLALLLDYDGTLAPIATHPDLAILPLETKNVLHRLSNMSDVYIAIISGRNVNNVKSMVGIEGITYAGNHGLEILHPDGSKFVHPMPIECEGKVANLMQALQDQLCKDGAWVENKGALLTFHYRETPMERRPEMVNQAKKLIEKSGFKACSAHCAIEAKPPVEWNKGRASIYILRTAFGLDWSERIRIIYAGDDATDEDAMKALKGMAATFRVASSHIIRTSAERRLPSTDSVLTMLKWVERHLSKRKPRNSTEIQSKFRRSSAGITMEMSYTPTSTPTNATLES; encoded by the exons CGCCGGTGGTCTCGTAACTGCGGTTGCACCGGTCGTAATAAGTGGAAATGGAGTTTGGGTCGGATGGCCTGGCATGCATATGGAGAATATTAATGAACCGATACCAGAATCGGATCCAAACGATCGAACGCCAACAGCCGGTCTTCTATCTAGTAAG gtCGTAGCCGTACACGTAGATCCTGGTATCTTCGATTCTTACTACAATGGGTGCTGTAACGGAACGTTTTGGCCGCTATTTCACTCGATGCCGGATAGGGCGACTTTTATCGCCGATCATTGGCGCGCTTATTCGGCTGTCAACGAAAAATTTGCAGCCAAGACG GTCGGCGCTTTGGAGCAGATCCACAAGGAACAAGCGAATCAGAATAACGGCACTCCTCTTGTTTGGATTCACGATTATCACTTGATGACGGCAGCCAATTGGGTCAGACAGGTCGCTGACGAAAAGAATCTGAAATTGAAGTTAGGCTTTTTCCTTCACATTCCATTCCCACCCTGGGACATATTTCGACTCTTCCCATGGGCGGACGAGATACTTCAGGGTATGCTAGGTTGCGACATGGTCGGTTTTCATATTCAAGATTACTGCTTGAATTTCGTCGACTGTTGTCAAAGAAGCCTCGGCTGTAGGgtcgatcgtaaaaatttgTTGGTCGAGCACGGCGGTAGAACCGTACGCGTACGGCCACTTCCAATCGGCATACCCTTCGATAGATTCGTCTCTCTCGCTGAAACGGCCAACAAGGTTATGCTTACCAATCAAAAGATTGTTCTGGGAGTCGATAGACTCGATTATACAAAGGGTCTTGTACATCGTTTGAAGGCCTTCGAAATGTTGCTAGAAAAGCATCCGGAACATCGTGAACAG GTAACCATGCTACAAATCGCCGTACCTTCGAGAACGGACGTGCGAGAGTATCAAGATTTGAAGCTCGAGATGGATCAATTGATAGGATGTATAAACGGACGTTTTACCACGCCAAATTGGTCGCCGATACGTTATATCTACGGTTGCGTCAGTCAGGACGAATTGGCGGCCTTTTACAGGGATGCCGCCGTCGCTCTGGTCACTCCTCTCAGGGACGGCATGAATTTGGTTGCGAAGGAATTCGTTGCTTGTCAGATAAACACACCGCCGGGTGTTTTGATAGTATCACCCTTTGCCGGTGCCGGCGAAATGATGCACGAGGCCTTGATATGTAATCCTTATGAGATAGACGAGGCCGCCGAAGTGATCCATcg GGCTCTCACTATGCCGGAGGACGAACGTACTCTGAGGATGAATCATTTGCGCCGTCGTGAAAGGATTTACGACGTCAATTATTGGATGAAATCCTTCCTTCAAGTCATGGGCTCGCTCGAGGAGCATGATTCTGTCGGTGCTACGACGATGCAACCGGTAACGATGGACGATTTTGACGATTACTTGAGCAA GTATATCGGCGATAATCACAAGTTGGCCCTCTTATTGGATTACGACGGGACCTTGGCACCAATCGCAACTCATCCGGATTTGGCGATCTTGCCGTTGGAAACGAAGAACGTCTTACACAGACTTTCCAACATGTCCGACGTTTATATAGCCATTATATCTGGTAGAAATGTGAATAATGTTAAATCGATGGTCGGTATAGAGGGTATCACTTACGCCGGTAATCACGGCTTGGAGATTTTACATCCCGATGGAAGCAAATTCGTTCATCCTATGCCGATCGAATGCGAAGGAAAGGTGGCCAATTTGATGCAAGCTTTGCAGGATCAG CTGTGCAAGGACGGTGCATGGGTAGAAAACAAAGGAGCCTTGCTAACGTTCCACTATCGCGAGACACCGATGGAAAGACGTCCCGAAATGGTGAATCAGGCAAAGAAATTGATCGAGAAGTCCGGTTTTAAGGCATGCTCGGCGCATTGTGCCATAGAGGCGAAGCCCCCCGTCGAATGGAACAAAGGGCGAGCCTCGATCTATATTCTCCGTACGGCTTTTGGTTTGGATTGGAGCGAACGAATAAGGATCATTTATGCCGGTGACGATGCCACCGACGAGGATGCTATGAAA GCTCTAAAGGGTATGGCTGCTACCTTCCGCGTAGCTTCGTCTCACATTATACGTACGTCGGCTGAAAGACGTTTGCCAAGTACGGATTCGGTTCTAACCATGCTAAAATGGGTCGAGAGACATCTTAGCAAGCGTAAGCCGCGTAATAGCACCGAAATACAATCGAAATTCCGGCGTAGTAGTGCAGGTATCACCATGGAGATGTCTTATACACCGACGAGCACACCGACTAACGCAACGTTAGAATCGTAA